The DNA sequence CCCTGTTCTGTACTCGGTACTAAACCAGGCACTCCTGCAGTCAAAACCGCCTCCTCTAAGCTGCAGTTTACatctaaaaacaacaaaccaggaTACAAAGAAAACCAGAAAGCAGTTGTTCACCCAACATCTTCAGAGGCTAATGTTATACCTCCTTCCACAAAACCCTCAGTGAGGACAGCTGAGGGTCCTTTACCTAGAGGACCTCTCTCCTACGACGCACTTGTACATTTGCGGAGGAGTGCCTCCACAAAGAAGACCCCTTTATGCCCAACAGTTGATCATACTATAGACTCAGAAAAACGCCATTCTGCCCCGGTGGAAGGCCCAACACATGGAAATCTCCAAAGATTAGACAAATCCCAGTCAGAGGTTTCCAAGTGTAAGAAAGGTCCTCCAGTTGTTCCCCCAAAACCCAAAAAGTTTCCTACCAACATATCTGCAAAAACTCTAAATGAAGAATCTATAATATCAGATTCTTCATACAGTGTCAAGAATGCAGCTGATCCCCAGGTGGTGAGAGTGGAAGCTTTGCAGAAGCTGGGCCTCCTGAAAGGCCAAGAGCCAGAAAATGATAAAGGAACCCCACTGCCTCCACCCAAACCTAACTCCTCCTTGGATGTAACACCTGACAAGTTTACAAGAGGTCCAGCTAATAGTAATCCATCAAGGAGCCAATCATTTTGTAACGCTCAAGTGCCAAAAGAGTCCAATAACAGGCCTCTGCAGACCAGTGCCAATTTGCGTCAGTACACCAAACATGACCAGCGGCCTGGGTCTGCATCACATCCTGCTCAATCCAATGGGAAGAGGACAGCTAATCGGGAGCAGTCTGCCACCCTGGACAACCGTAGAAGTAGTGGAAACACCTCTCAACCGCAAAGCATCAAATCAGCCAAACCAGTGACAACCACCAGGACCACCACAACAGCTCCCCCAGTACCCCAGAAAACCTCAAACTCAGTAGGCTACACCGTGATGGTGGTGCCTGGGATGGGAGGTGATCGAAAAGAGGCTCTCAAAAAGCTTGGACTGCTAAAAGACTGAAAGAGCAGATGCCTGCTGGCATAAATGCAATGCTCAGAAAGAAGCACAAGCACACGATCAGCTTAAAGAGAGTTAAAGCGTTAAGTGGAAATCTGGCACACGGCACTTTGTCAATAAAAGCAGGAGAGGAAGTGTTTAAAGGGCCATACACTTATGTTCTACACTTAAACTATACAACACATAGTCATCTAaagacaggtttttttttaaatctataattaaaaatgcactcaaaaGTAACAGAAACTGCaccttaaatattttaaatccaGAGCGTCAGTGTATGAAAATAGTATCTTAATGTATTGCAAACCTAACAAAATTCTGTTATATAAAATTTAAACCCTATTGACACAGGTACTAAATCAAAGACATGGATGTGTGCCAGAACTGGTATCTTACTCATTGTTTTATAATTCACAAATGTGCCtgcatgttgatttttttagAGCAAATCCTCAAAGCACCAGATCAGTTCACGCAGTCTTTTAAtattctgacattttttttaagtttttgggGGATAATTTTCAATACTTATGTCCAGAACAAGAACTCATGCGCCAGTCGTTCTTCAGTTTCTTTCTACTactgttttttttgggttttttttttttacagtgcacaGTGGATTAAAGAGTGTTTCAGTGTTACACAGCCTTCATTGTGTaacactgaaaatatgaaacGAAAAACAACCATGTAATAATTTCTGTCTATTCCACCATTTATATGAATGTCAccgaaaataaagttttaatctAATATACTGCATTTTaagccatcttttttttttccttattggAAGTTGGGCCGTGATAACAGCACTCCAGACTACATTGCAGATCGAGGTCACGGAGTGCTAGGACAGGTTGCGTGCAAACATCACCAATGAGCTTCAAACCTCCTCCATGAGTTTCCTTGGCCAAGTACctcctgtatgtgtgtgttttacactCACATTATGCATCTTCTCAGCGCTACGTTCCTTTGCTCACGGCAAGCAATTTGGTACTGATGGAGATCGCTAGCACTGGTCGTCATAGATACGGACTACCATTATGCACTATCAGTTATAGTGGCCccgtacttttgtccatatagtgtatATAATTTCTCCAGTGAGCTCTGCGTCTTCCACAGGGTTTCTTCCGAGTTGGATATGTCCAGAAAACCTCCAAAACAAGGGGTCCAGGAGGCATCTTAATGTCTGAATGATCTCAACTGGCTCACCTCACTCCCTCAACCTGTGTCTAAGGCTGAGCGTAGCTAACCTTCATGGGAAAAGTCATTTTGGCCACTTGCATTCATTTCCTAATTCTTTCtcctctttaaataataaaatctttatATTTGCAGATAAACATTTCAGATTACACCAGTCCATTTGGCTCtgttcaaaaagcaaaaacaaccaACACTATATATGAGGTTGGTTTGGAGTGATAACAGTAGGTTTAGCAGTGTTAACCCTACTGTTACTCTTCATTCACATCAGTGATGGCAgagtcttgcccaaggacatttCAGCACATGGGAAGCCAAGCTGTGGTTGTCTATATTCAGCCTGAATGTCTTGATTAATAAGCAAACCCACAGACCCTCGAGGCAAAGCTTTATGACTGTATCCCTGCAGTCTTTACCTCTCTCCTGTTACAGAAAGGCTATCAGCCATACTGCTCATCTTACACACCACTCAGATGATGGAAAAGCCTGCTCAGTCGTTCGTCCATAATCCGATTATCTCTAGCTCCACCTCTGTGCAAACTTAGTAGCCCAGCACTTCCCTGTCTCTATTTTCTTTTAACACTCACATGTCACACTTCTAATTTCTCCTGATGGATTATTTGAACGGCATGATATCTGTTATGCAACGGTCCTGAAGAGCCCAGATTAGCTCGTGGTTAATTATTGCAGAAGGATATTAGAGTTGTGTAATTGCTCAGTAAAGCAGCAGGTCTGCCAAAAGgaatcagtgtctgtgtctattGTGTCGCCACAATAAATGATGTCAGACTTTGAAACGGACACAGTTGTCTGCTAGTCGAGCAACATTAAGCAACAGACAAAGAAATCAGGCCAATGTCAAAATGAGAAATAAGATAGTCACAGCTGCAGGAAGGATCGAGttaaacagcatttttttctgcatgtcCTGCAACCTTAAGAGGACTGACATTATAATAAACTCTTCAATATTTAATTCTTATGATTAAAAACTGCAACAACAACTTTCTGTCTCACATATGTTATTTGCATTTA is a window from the Pelmatolapia mariae isolate MD_Pm_ZW linkage group LG5, Pm_UMD_F_2, whole genome shotgun sequence genome containing:
- the zgc:158258 gene encoding specifically androgen-regulated gene protein isoform X2: MPISDTWPGDTGMETMNGMESAGSCDSVSDDSLEHLSAEERACLMFLEETIESLDTEEDSGVSNDEPEQLPSSSNLATKVANLSASMSKSNLDDSQTSTDHQKPINKNFDARPMHSYLVPTPLLVASSAPCSVLGTKPGTPAVKTASSKLQFTSKNNKPGYKENQKAVVHPTSSEANVIPPSTKPSVRTAEGPLPRGPLSYDALVHLRRSASTKKTPLCPTVDHTIDSEKRHSAPVEGPTHGNLQRLDKSQSEVSKCKKGPPVVPPKPKKFPTNISAKTLNEESIISDSSYSVKNAADPQVVRVEALQKLGLLKGQEPENDKGTPLPPPKPNSSLDVTPDKFTRGPANSNPSRSQSFCNAQVPKESNNRPLQTSANLRQYTKHDQRPGSASHPAQSNGKRTANREQSATLDNRRSSGNTSQPQSIKSAKPVTTTRTTTTAPPVPQKTSNSVGYTVMVVPGMGGDRKEALKKLGLLKD
- the zgc:158258 gene encoding specifically androgen-regulated gene protein isoform X1, whose product is MPISDTWPGDTGMETMNGMESAGSCDSVVSVNSGFSDDSLEHLSAEERACLMFLEETIESLDTEEDSGVSNDEPEQLPSSSNLATKVANLSASMSKSNLDDSQTSTDHQKPINKNFDARPMHSYLVPTPLLVASSAPCSVLGTKPGTPAVKTASSKLQFTSKNNKPGYKENQKAVVHPTSSEANVIPPSTKPSVRTAEGPLPRGPLSYDALVHLRRSASTKKTPLCPTVDHTIDSEKRHSAPVEGPTHGNLQRLDKSQSEVSKCKKGPPVVPPKPKKFPTNISAKTLNEESIISDSSYSVKNAADPQVVRVEALQKLGLLKGQEPENDKGTPLPPPKPNSSLDVTPDKFTRGPANSNPSRSQSFCNAQVPKESNNRPLQTSANLRQYTKHDQRPGSASHPAQSNGKRTANREQSATLDNRRSSGNTSQPQSIKSAKPVTTTRTTTTAPPVPQKTSNSVGYTVMVVPGMGGDRKEALKKLGLLKD